A window from Mycolicibacterium tokaiense encodes these proteins:
- a CDS encoding acyl-CoA dehydrogenase family protein has product MQLALTPEEAAFRDELRTIYTTKFPEDMRERSRTETHLNKDDIVNSHKILHEHGIAVPNWPVEWGGKDWTPTQHQIWLDEMQLAGVPEPLTFNAKMVGPVIAEFGSQEIKERFLPPTAALDIFWCQGFSEPEAGSDLASLRTTAIRDGDTYVVNGQKTWTTLGQYADWIFCLVRTDPQAPKKQAGISFLLIDLDTPGITMRPIKLIDGSFEVNEVFFEDVRVPAENLVGQENQGWTYAKFLLGNERTGIARIGATKVALAEVKKHATKTGLISDPFFAVRLAEAENDLLALELTQMRVASGSKDGQPNPASSVLKLRGSQLQQLTTELMMDVAGPDVLPFEAAAILSPQWAQASAPHYLNYRKTSIYGGSNEVQRTIIASTILGL; this is encoded by the coding sequence ATGCAGCTGGCGTTGACACCGGAGGAAGCCGCGTTCCGCGACGAGCTCCGCACCATCTACACCACGAAGTTCCCCGAGGACATGCGGGAGCGGAGCCGGACGGAAACGCACCTCAACAAGGACGACATCGTCAACTCCCACAAGATCCTGCACGAGCACGGCATCGCCGTGCCGAACTGGCCCGTCGAGTGGGGCGGCAAGGACTGGACGCCCACCCAACACCAGATCTGGCTGGACGAGATGCAGCTGGCGGGCGTGCCCGAACCCTTGACGTTCAACGCCAAGATGGTGGGTCCCGTGATCGCCGAGTTCGGCAGCCAGGAGATCAAGGAACGCTTCCTGCCGCCGACGGCCGCGCTGGACATTTTCTGGTGCCAGGGGTTCTCCGAGCCCGAGGCGGGCTCCGACCTGGCGTCGCTGCGCACCACCGCGATCCGCGACGGTGACACCTACGTGGTCAACGGTCAGAAGACCTGGACCACCCTGGGCCAGTACGCCGACTGGATCTTCTGCCTGGTGCGCACCGATCCGCAGGCACCGAAGAAGCAGGCCGGCATCTCGTTCCTGTTGATCGACCTGGACACCCCCGGCATCACCATGCGCCCGATCAAGCTGATCGACGGCAGCTTCGAGGTCAACGAGGTGTTCTTCGAGGACGTCCGGGTGCCCGCCGAGAACCTGGTGGGCCAGGAGAACCAGGGCTGGACCTACGCGAAGTTCCTGCTGGGCAACGAGCGCACCGGTATCGCGCGCATCGGCGCCACCAAGGTGGCGCTCGCCGAGGTCAAGAAGCACGCCACCAAGACCGGTCTGATCTCCGATCCGTTCTTCGCCGTGCGTCTGGCCGAGGCCGAGAACGATCTGCTGGCCTTGGAGCTGACGCAGATGCGGGTGGCCTCGGGCTCCAAGGACGGCCAGCCGAACCCGGCGTCGTCGGTGCTCAAGCTGCGCGGCAGCCAGCTGCAGCAGCTCACCACCGAGCTGATGATGGATGTCGCCGGACCCGACGTCCTGCCGTTCGAGGCAGCGGCCATCCTGTCGCCGCAGTGGGCACAGGCCAGCGCGCCGCACTACCTGAACTACCGCAAGACTTCCATCTACGGCGGCAGCAATGAGGTGCAGCGCACCATCATCGCCTCGACCATCCTCGGATTGTGA
- a CDS encoding arylsulfatase, with protein MAGEQIVAPTLPGGAVLPFPPVPSGSVAGRTLGESSYAPREAPRRLHPDTPNIVIVLIDDAGPGLPTTFGGEVTTATLDRIVAGGVSYNRFHTTAMCSPTRASLLTGRNHHEIGNGQIAELANDWDGYSGKIPRSSATVAEVLKQYGYATSAFGKWHNTPAEETTAAGPFENWPTGLGFEYFYGFLAGEASQYEPHLVRNTTVVPPPRTPEQGYHLSEDLADDAIGWLRRHKAFNADKPFFMYWASGCLHGPHHIMKEWADKYAGKFDDGWDAYRRRVFERAKATGWIPQDCELTERDATLAAWDDIPDDEKPFQRRLMEVAAGYAEHVDVQVGRIADELDELGYGNNTLFFYIWGDNGSSGEGQNGTIAELLAQNGIPTTVRQHIDALDQLGGLDVLGSPLVDNQYHAGWAWAGSTPYKGMKLLASHLGGTRNPMAVRWPAKITADTTPRDVFLHCNDVVPTIYDIVGIETPRTVYGEPQTALAGASFARTLVDRSAPGGKQTQYFEIMGSRGIYHDGWLACARGPRLPWVPGQPEGIATWTPDHDTWELYHLDRDWSQAHDLAAAEPDKLGQMREMFAIEAARNAVLPIGGGLWVPVYHPELRITPPYREWTFAGDMVRMPEFCAPALGNKNNVVTIDVDIPAHASGVLYALGGAAGGLTCYFDGGHLVYEYNLFILSRTVVRSSAEIEAGTARIEVRTQYADPRPAGPLDVTVAVDGQTVASGRVPVSAPLLFTANDCLDIGTCLGSPVSHEYRERAPFPFEGHISRVHVAYT; from the coding sequence ATGGCCGGAGAACAGATCGTGGCCCCCACGTTGCCCGGTGGCGCGGTGCTGCCGTTCCCGCCGGTGCCGTCAGGCAGCGTGGCGGGGCGCACGCTGGGTGAGTCGAGCTACGCTCCCCGCGAAGCGCCACGCCGTCTGCATCCCGACACGCCCAACATCGTGATCGTGCTGATCGATGACGCGGGTCCCGGGCTGCCGACGACGTTCGGGGGTGAAGTGACAACGGCGACGCTGGACCGCATCGTTGCCGGGGGAGTTTCCTACAACCGGTTCCACACCACGGCGATGTGCTCGCCGACGCGGGCGTCCCTGCTGACCGGGCGCAATCACCACGAGATCGGCAACGGGCAGATCGCCGAACTGGCCAACGACTGGGACGGCTACTCGGGCAAGATCCCGCGCTCGAGCGCGACGGTGGCCGAGGTGCTCAAGCAGTACGGTTACGCGACATCGGCATTCGGCAAATGGCACAACACCCCTGCCGAGGAGACCACCGCAGCGGGGCCGTTCGAGAACTGGCCCACGGGGCTGGGATTCGAGTACTTCTATGGGTTCCTCGCCGGCGAGGCCTCACAGTACGAGCCGCATCTGGTGCGCAACACCACGGTGGTGCCCCCGCCGCGTACCCCGGAGCAGGGTTACCACCTGTCGGAGGATCTAGCCGACGACGCCATCGGCTGGCTGCGCCGCCACAAGGCATTCAACGCCGACAAGCCGTTCTTCATGTACTGGGCCAGCGGGTGCCTGCACGGGCCACACCACATCATGAAGGAGTGGGCGGACAAGTACGCCGGAAAGTTCGACGACGGCTGGGACGCCTACCGCCGGCGGGTTTTCGAGCGCGCCAAAGCCACCGGCTGGATTCCGCAGGATTGTGAGTTGACCGAGCGGGACGCGACACTGGCCGCCTGGGACGACATTCCCGACGACGAAAAGCCGTTCCAGCGCCGCCTGATGGAAGTGGCCGCCGGCTACGCCGAGCACGTCGACGTCCAGGTGGGCCGGATCGCCGACGAACTCGACGAGCTGGGATACGGGAACAACACGCTGTTCTTCTACATCTGGGGGGACAACGGGTCCTCAGGTGAGGGCCAGAACGGCACCATCGCAGAACTGTTGGCGCAGAACGGAATTCCCACCACGGTGCGCCAGCACATCGATGCCCTCGACCAACTCGGCGGCTTGGACGTGCTGGGTTCACCGCTGGTGGACAACCAATACCACGCCGGATGGGCCTGGGCCGGCTCGACGCCGTACAAAGGCATGAAGCTGCTGGCGTCACACCTCGGCGGCACGCGCAATCCGATGGCGGTGCGTTGGCCTGCGAAGATCACCGCCGACACCACTCCGCGCGACGTATTCCTGCACTGCAACGACGTGGTCCCGACCATCTACGACATCGTGGGCATCGAGACGCCGCGCACGGTGTACGGCGAACCGCAGACCGCGCTCGCGGGAGCCAGTTTCGCGCGCACCCTGGTGGACCGGTCGGCCCCCGGCGGCAAGCAGACGCAGTACTTCGAGATCATGGGCAGCCGGGGCATCTACCACGACGGCTGGTTGGCCTGCGCCCGCGGGCCACGCTTGCCGTGGGTGCCGGGACAGCCCGAGGGCATCGCGACCTGGACCCCCGACCACGACACCTGGGAGCTCTATCACCTCGACCGGGACTGGTCGCAGGCCCACGATCTCGCCGCCGCAGAACCCGACAAACTCGGGCAGATGCGGGAAATGTTCGCCATCGAGGCGGCGCGTAACGCGGTGCTGCCCATCGGAGGTGGCTTGTGGGTGCCGGTGTACCACCCGGAACTGCGCATCACCCCGCCCTACCGGGAATGGACGTTTGCCGGGGACATGGTACGGATGCCGGAATTCTGCGCGCCCGCGCTGGGCAACAAGAACAACGTCGTCACCATCGATGTCGATATCCCGGCGCACGCCAGTGGAGTCCTGTACGCACTGGGCGGCGCTGCAGGCGGGCTGACGTGCTACTTCGACGGCGGCCACCTGGTGTACGAGTACAACCTGTTCATCTTGTCGCGCACCGTTGTGCGCTCGAGCGCCGAGATCGAGGCCGGGACAGCTCGGATCGAGGTACGAACCCAGTACGCCGACCCGCGACCGGCCGGGCCGCTGGACGTCACGGTGGCCGTCGACGGGCAGACCGTGGCATCGGGGCGGGTTCCGGTCAGTGCCCCGTTGCTGTTCACCGCCAACGACTGCCTCGACATCGGAACCTGCCTCGGCTCGCCCGTGTCACACGAGTACCGCGAACGCGCACCGTTCCCCTTCGAAGGCCACATCTCCAGGGTCCACGTCGCCTACACGTGA
- a CDS encoding LuxR C-terminal-related transcriptional regulator, with amino-acid sequence MVTGGAQRRVTVAVIDDQDVVHAGVEAWCAAADPPIDLVGNYLHPKEFLTAFPAVPHEVDVVLLDLQIEGSRPDFDILRTLSQAGQRVVVYSHLAADEIILSSLDLGAVTYLVKSEGRLHLIEALHSAASGTPYIGPRMAKALAHDRNSGRIKLSEREIEVLRAWFQTESKELVGKRLYIAPTTVRTHLQRARAKYAAVGRPAPTKSALLARAVEDGILSLNEL; translated from the coding sequence TTGGTCACTGGAGGCGCGCAGCGACGGGTCACAGTTGCGGTCATCGACGACCAAGACGTGGTGCACGCTGGTGTTGAGGCGTGGTGTGCCGCCGCGGACCCGCCCATCGATCTGGTTGGCAACTACCTGCATCCGAAAGAGTTCTTGACGGCCTTTCCCGCCGTCCCACACGAGGTGGACGTCGTCTTGTTGGATCTGCAAATCGAGGGCAGCCGGCCGGACTTCGACATACTGCGCACGCTCAGCCAGGCAGGCCAACGGGTGGTCGTCTACTCGCATCTGGCGGCCGATGAGATCATCCTCAGCAGCTTGGATCTCGGGGCCGTGACCTACCTGGTCAAATCGGAAGGACGCTTACACCTGATCGAGGCCCTGCATTCGGCGGCATCCGGCACGCCGTACATCGGCCCCAGGATGGCCAAAGCGCTGGCCCATGACCGGAACTCGGGCCGGATCAAGCTGTCCGAGCGCGAGATCGAGGTTCTGCGGGCGTGGTTTCAGACCGAGAGCAAGGAACTGGTGGGCAAGAGACTTTATATCGCGCCCACCACCGTGCGCACCCACCTGCAACGGGCCCGCGCCAAGTACGCCGCGGTAGGCCGTCCTGCGCCCACCAAATCGGCCCTGCTGGCGCGGGCGGTGGAAGACGGGATCCTGAGCCTCAACGAGCTCTGA
- a CDS encoding helix-turn-helix domain-containing protein: MSATMYSPDDVADLLGLHVRTIRHYVRDGRLPAVRIGKQYRISEVDLRAFTGGAPAAAPPRLDTTTVVRIADITRELMDRVSTLALAGASAARLQVHTSYEPVQRTLTVVAVGDADDAAALLSMVSALIRDAAS, encoded by the coding sequence ATGTCTGCGACGATGTACTCGCCAGATGACGTGGCCGACCTGCTCGGTCTGCACGTCCGGACCATCCGCCACTATGTGCGCGACGGACGGCTGCCGGCCGTGCGAATCGGAAAGCAGTACCGCATCTCCGAGGTCGATCTGCGCGCGTTCACCGGTGGTGCGCCCGCGGCGGCGCCACCGCGCCTGGACACCACCACCGTCGTGCGGATCGCCGACATCACCCGCGAACTGATGGACCGGGTGTCCACCCTGGCGCTGGCCGGCGCGAGCGCCGCACGACTGCAGGTGCACACGTCCTACGAACCGGTCCAGCGCACCCTCACGGTCGTCGCCGTGGGTGATGCCGATGACGCCGCCGCACTGTTGTCCATGGTCAGTGCGCTCATCCGGGACGCCGCGTCATGA
- a CDS encoding acyl-CoA dehydrogenase family protein → MDFQLSDEQEMLRDTTRDLLAHSYDAERRNKIIETDLGWSREVWSQLADTGILGLGFDPEESGQIEIMLVLTELGRRLAPEPVLHAALAPGLVIAEAGTDEHKQLLDEVAEGRLLLAFAHFEPGMRGAATAVTTTARQDGDAWMLSGQKNPVLAGDTADKLVVTAALPDGGTGLFLVDGDAVTKTGYRTFDGQRGAQIDLNGSPAVALGSAADDATVTIERALVRIQSALCAEALGAMEESLRLTSEYLKSRKQFGVTLNAFQTLTQRAADMYVSLELARSMTLYAAMSISDGVLDPTIAARAKLQVARSGRHISQEAIQLHGGIGVTAEYPVAHFAARLTAINQTLGSADDQLHVLVDQLGGYEIAAL, encoded by the coding sequence GTGGACTTTCAACTCAGCGATGAGCAGGAGATGCTGCGCGACACCACGCGCGACCTGCTGGCCCACAGCTACGACGCCGAGCGGCGCAACAAGATCATCGAGACCGACCTGGGCTGGAGCCGTGAGGTGTGGAGCCAGCTCGCCGACACCGGAATCCTCGGTCTGGGCTTCGACCCGGAGGAGTCCGGGCAGATCGAGATCATGCTGGTGCTCACCGAACTCGGTCGCCGGCTGGCACCCGAGCCGGTGCTGCACGCCGCACTGGCGCCCGGCCTGGTGATCGCCGAGGCCGGCACCGACGAGCACAAGCAGCTGCTCGACGAGGTGGCCGAGGGCCGGTTGTTGTTGGCATTCGCCCACTTCGAACCGGGCATGCGGGGAGCCGCTACCGCCGTGACCACCACCGCCCGCCAGGACGGCGACGCCTGGATGCTCAGCGGCCAGAAGAACCCGGTGCTCGCCGGCGACACCGCAGACAAACTGGTCGTCACCGCCGCGCTGCCCGACGGCGGCACCGGGCTGTTCCTGGTGGACGGCGATGCTGTCACCAAGACCGGCTACCGCACGTTCGACGGCCAGCGTGGTGCGCAGATCGACCTCAACGGCTCCCCCGCCGTGGCGCTGGGATCCGCCGCCGACGACGCGACGGTCACCATCGAGCGCGCCCTGGTCCGCATCCAGTCCGCCCTGTGCGCGGAGGCGCTCGGCGCCATGGAAGAGTCTCTGCGGCTGACCTCGGAATACCTGAAGAGCCGCAAGCAGTTCGGTGTCACGCTCAACGCATTCCAGACGCTGACCCAGCGGGCCGCCGACATGTACGTGTCGCTGGAGCTGGCCCGCAGCATGACCCTGTACGCAGCGATGTCGATCTCCGACGGTGTGCTGGACCCGACCATCGCCGCACGGGCCAAGCTGCAGGTCGCCCGCTCGGGACGCCACATCAGCCAGGAGGCCATCCAGCTGCACGGTGGCATCGGCGTCACCGCCGAGTATCCGGTGGCGCACTTCGCCGCCCGGCTCACGGCCATCAACCAGACCCTGGGGTCGGCCGACGATCAGCTGCACGTGCTCGTGGACCAGCTCGGCGGATACGAGATCGCCGCGCTCTGA
- a CDS encoding GatB/YqeY domain-containing protein: MTRDADAVRAALRRDLLAAMKIRDTVHVAALRTAIAAIDNAESVDAEGVTATEVARRELSADEVHAVLAGHVHGYAVEVDGYDAVGQAGPAARLRRQAALLRRHLP; encoded by the coding sequence ATGACACGAGACGCCGACGCCGTGCGCGCCGCCCTGCGCCGCGACCTGCTGGCCGCCATGAAAATCCGCGACACCGTTCACGTGGCGGCCCTGCGCACGGCGATCGCGGCCATCGACAACGCCGAAAGTGTTGATGCCGAGGGGGTCACGGCCACTGAGGTGGCCCGGCGCGAGCTCTCGGCCGACGAAGTCCATGCCGTGCTGGCCGGGCACGTGCATGGTTATGCCGTCGAGGTCGACGGTTACGACGCGGTGGGTCAGGCCGGGCCCGCCGCGCGCCTGCGCCGCCAGGCCGCCCTGCTGCGCCGCCACCTCCCGTGA
- a CDS encoding sigma-70 family RNA polymerase sigma factor — MARNLEAADHHPAIAGRDAALRQRFERDVLPRLDQLYGGALRMTQNRADCEDLLQETMINAFVGFHSFRDGTNLLAWLYRIMTNTYISGYRKRRVRPTEYATDEITDWQLADEAAHSSTGLRSAEVEALEAMPDARIVAALQTLPDEFRMVVYYVDVEGFAYREVAEIMGTPLGTVMSRLHRGRRQLRSQLAEVARDRGYAGAGTALVA; from the coding sequence ATGGCACGGAATCTCGAGGCAGCAGACCACCACCCGGCCATTGCCGGCCGGGACGCCGCGCTGCGGCAGCGGTTCGAACGCGACGTCCTGCCCAGGCTGGACCAGCTCTACGGCGGCGCGCTGCGGATGACGCAGAACCGCGCCGACTGCGAAGATCTGTTGCAGGAGACGATGATCAACGCCTTTGTCGGCTTCCACAGCTTTCGCGACGGCACCAACCTGCTGGCGTGGCTGTACCGCATCATGACCAACACCTACATCAGCGGGTACCGCAAGCGCCGGGTCCGGCCGACGGAGTACGCCACCGACGAGATCACCGACTGGCAGCTGGCCGACGAAGCAGCGCACTCGTCCACGGGCCTGCGCTCCGCAGAGGTCGAGGCGTTGGAGGCGATGCCCGACGCGCGCATCGTCGCGGCGCTGCAGACACTTCCGGACGAGTTCCGCATGGTGGTGTACTACGTCGATGTCGAGGGCTTCGCCTACCGGGAGGTCGCCGAGATCATGGGCACCCCGCTGGGAACCGTGATGTCCCGGCTGCATCGCGGGCGCCGGCAGCTGCGCTCGCAGTTGGCCGAGGTGGCCCGCGACCGGGGCTATGCCGGTGCGGGCACCGCACTGGTGGCCTGA
- a CDS encoding cupin domain-containing protein, which translates to MLSRCISVDQSVFAAEYWGRKPLLSPAGALPRDFGDLLSPDMVDELIAERGVRAPFIRLAKEGRLLAKDSYLGPAGFGAEVTDQVDSAKVLEQLASGATVVLQGLHRLWPPLIDFTRDAVDDIGHPVQVNAYITPPGNRGFDFHYDVHDVFVLQVSGTKRWMVHEPVHPHPLPSQPWTDHREAIAERVRDTPAIDAELSDGDALYVPRGWVHAAQALDTTSIHLTVGVAATTPLDVARAVLEELSAIEQLRAPLPLGMNPIDHDDVAATAAKVISQLSTHLRDNAETLSALATERLVSQHVSRTRPDAVRPLAALRAAVDPTAGPVRWRRGLHATLTQDSDNRVAVHLPTKTIRFPALCLAALTHLAAGHDSDPAALPGLDAADGAVVVRRLLREGVLAPSSAAS; encoded by the coding sequence GTGCTCAGCCGCTGCATCAGCGTCGACCAGTCCGTCTTCGCCGCGGAGTACTGGGGACGCAAGCCGCTGCTGAGCCCAGCCGGTGCGCTACCCCGCGATTTCGGTGATCTGCTCTCCCCCGACATGGTGGACGAGCTGATCGCCGAACGCGGGGTACGCGCGCCGTTCATCCGGCTGGCCAAAGAAGGTCGGCTGCTGGCCAAGGACTCCTACCTGGGGCCGGCCGGTTTCGGCGCGGAGGTCACCGATCAGGTCGATTCCGCCAAGGTGCTCGAGCAGCTCGCCTCGGGTGCCACGGTGGTCTTGCAGGGTCTGCACCGGTTGTGGCCGCCTCTGATCGACTTCACCCGCGACGCAGTCGACGACATCGGCCATCCGGTCCAGGTCAACGCCTACATCACCCCGCCGGGCAACCGCGGGTTCGACTTTCACTACGACGTGCACGATGTCTTCGTCCTGCAGGTCTCGGGAACCAAGCGGTGGATGGTCCACGAACCGGTGCATCCGCATCCGCTGCCGTCGCAGCCGTGGACCGATCACCGCGAGGCCATCGCCGAGCGGGTCCGGGATACACCGGCGATCGACGCCGAACTGTCCGACGGCGACGCACTGTATGTTCCGCGCGGCTGGGTACACGCCGCGCAAGCCCTGGACACCACCTCCATTCACCTGACCGTTGGTGTCGCGGCCACGACACCCCTGGATGTGGCCCGGGCTGTGCTGGAGGAACTCAGCGCGATCGAGCAGCTGCGCGCGCCACTGCCGCTGGGCATGAACCCGATCGATCATGACGACGTGGCCGCCACCGCCGCCAAGGTGATCTCGCAGCTGAGCACCCACTTGCGTGACAACGCCGAGACGCTCAGCGCGCTGGCGACCGAACGTCTTGTCTCTCAGCATGTTTCACGCACCCGCCCAGATGCCGTGCGTCCGCTGGCTGCACTTCGCGCCGCTGTAGACCCCACCGCGGGACCGGTGCGGTGGCGCCGCGGCCTGCACGCCACCCTGACGCAGGACAGCGACAACCGGGTGGCGGTGCACCTGCCCACCAAGACCATCAGATTCCCCGCGTTATGCCTTGCCGCGCTGACCCATCTGGCCGCCGGCCACGACAGCGACCCTGCGGCCCTGCCCGGTCTGGACGCCGCTGACGGCGCCGTGGTGGTCCGACGGTTGTTGCGGGAGGGCGTCCTGGCGCCCTCGTCGGCCGCGTCGTGA
- a CDS encoding sucrase ferredoxin, with amino-acid sequence MTTPRRPPCSDQSLAREEPMYGTASAGSAWLLLEVEGGWGPSAFLQSPTSIDPVLGRAIVRRAEAAGMRIAAIRRHGRRSGAPRWRWFVARADVGRSQLFHGEVDTATEYLDIDLDGHDGTRATGPLVAVCAHGRHDQCCAVRGRVAAGAIAAEYPELVWECSHLGGDRFAATMLILPEGLCYGRVDGTDAAELVRLYLDGRLDDRFLRGRTSVPHAVQAAQHFARQAYGDDRIEALPAVAMEGGTGQIRVVLARERGNLEVVLDEVVSEPLFSQCSATVAGPVRCFGLHSIAAHPPG; translated from the coding sequence GTGACAACCCCGAGGCGGCCGCCGTGCAGCGACCAGTCGCTGGCGCGCGAAGAGCCGATGTACGGCACCGCGTCGGCGGGCTCGGCCTGGCTGCTGCTGGAGGTCGAAGGCGGCTGGGGACCATCGGCGTTCCTGCAGTCGCCCACCAGTATCGACCCGGTCCTCGGGCGGGCGATCGTGCGCCGCGCCGAGGCCGCCGGAATGCGCATCGCCGCGATCCGCCGGCATGGTCGCCGCTCCGGGGCGCCGCGCTGGCGGTGGTTCGTGGCCAGGGCCGACGTCGGTCGCTCGCAGCTGTTCCACGGTGAGGTCGACACCGCCACCGAGTACCTCGACATCGACCTGGACGGACACGACGGCACCCGGGCCACCGGACCGCTGGTGGCCGTCTGCGCCCACGGCCGGCACGACCAGTGCTGCGCGGTGCGCGGCCGGGTCGCCGCCGGCGCCATCGCTGCCGAGTATCCCGAGCTGGTCTGGGAGTGCTCACATCTGGGCGGCGACCGGTTTGCTGCCACGATGCTGATCCTGCCGGAGGGGTTGTGTTACGGCCGGGTGGACGGCACCGACGCCGCTGAACTGGTTCGGCTGTATCTCGACGGGCGCCTCGATGACCGGTTTCTGCGGGGCCGCACCTCGGTCCCGCACGCCGTGCAGGCCGCACAGCATTTCGCGCGGCAGGCGTACGGCGATGACCGGATCGAGGCTCTGCCCGCCGTCGCCATGGAGGGCGGCACGGGGCAGATCCGGGTGGTCCTGGCACGCGAGCGCGGAAACCTGGAGGTGGTGCTCGACGAAGTGGTCTCCGAGCCGTTGTTCTCCCAGTGCTCGGCAACGGTGGCCGGACCGGTCCGCTGCTTCGGCTTGCACTCCATCGCTGCACATCCGCCCGGCTGA
- a CDS encoding BatC protein, whose translation MAINDDDISTSAAGGGEGPADGGSNPGGHDGGADGTAGGEGPADGGSNPEGHDGGADGTAGGEGPADGGSNPDGHDGGADGTA comes from the coding sequence ATGGCGATCAACGACGATGACATCAGCACCTCCGCGGCAGGCGGCGGCGAAGGCCCGGCCGACGGCGGCAGCAACCCCGGTGGCCACGACGGTGGCGCGGACGGCACCGCAGGCGGCGAAGGCCCGGCCGACGGCGGCAGCAACCCCGAGGGTCACGACGGCGGGGCCGACGGCACCGCAGGCGGCGAAGGCCCGGCCGACGGCGGCAGCAACCCCGACGGCCACGACGGCGGCGCCGACGGCACGGCCTAG